Proteins co-encoded in one Dreissena polymorpha isolate Duluth1 chromosome 12, UMN_Dpol_1.0, whole genome shotgun sequence genomic window:
- the LOC127852165 gene encoding cholinesterase 2-like: MTGYYLRASACMTIVVIMFRCAACITVQTPVGPISGLEETLTVDGRQYRMSTFRSIPFAESTAGENRFKKPIPKAPFLSTFDATKIPMACFPSSVNFEFGGYLNFTEDCLTLNVYVPHRFEKNVSLPVMIWIYGGAFVQGAAADYPGEGISTFGNVIVVTVNYRLGMFGFIQSADGKLPGNQGLWDQHLGIKWVHENIQAFTGNPNDVTIFGESAGGASVVFQSLYPGNQGYFQRVIAQSGSALAGWSVQPSPNANPFISKKGCERAPDPVECLRALTPRQLQDDEFSFWKPVVDRDFLKASPHEIVFGNDSQTYNARNFFASLDILVGANNFDGALNLFGLSFTLNFTDINTFNLTREQFTGFIIPNTISNAIKPKNDIISAIMGNLLDFEYTDWQRPNDSATLWFSTINMSSDSGFFFPAVSTVKGHAALRKGKTYLYELSADPTTHFIPTPNWIQGSNHADDIQFVFGYSLFAGPQSTGNYTEEERRLARGMVTMWTNFAKSGDPNIPSDARRFTNATWAEYDLNSQSFLQFTNHGALPGSRFQARRMQLWSDLIPTIALMGTPQPHGTGTVHVPDIIIGK, translated from the exons ATGACAGGTTATTATTTGCGTGCATCAGCTTGTATGACGATTGTAGTGATTATGTTTCGATGTGCGGCTTGTATCACAGTTCAGACGCCCGTGGGACCTATTTCCGGTCTGGAAGAGACACTGACAGTAGACGGACGACAGTACCGGATGTCGACATTCCGCAGTATTCCATTCGCAGAGTCAACAGCAGGCGAAAATCGCTTCAAGAAGCCGATCCCCAAGGCGCCATTTTTGAGCACTTTTGACGCTACCAAGATACCTATGGCGTGTTTTCCTTCTTCTGTAAACTTTGAGTTCGGAGGGTATCTTAACTTCACGGAAGACTGTTTGACACTTAATGTGTATGTACCTCATAGATTTGAGAAGAACGTGTCACTTCCGGTGATGATTTGGATCTACGGGGGCGCGTTCGTACAAGGCGCAGCAGCAGACTATCCAGGAGAAGGCATCAGCACGTTTGGTAACGTCATCGTGGTTACAGTTAACTACAGGCTTGGAATGTTCGGATTCATTCAGAGCGCCGATGGGAAACTTCCGGGTAATCAGGGACTTTGGGATCAGCACCTAGGAATCAAATGGGTCCACGAAAACATACAAGCTTTCACCGGAAATCCCAATGACGTCACGATATTTGGTGAATCGGCAGGTGGAGCGTCGGTTGTATTTCAGTCTCTATATCCGGGTAATCAAGGCTACTTTCAGCGTGTAATTGCTCAGAGTGGTTCCGCGCTTGCTGGCTGGAGTGTCCAACCTTCACCAAACGCGAATCCGTTTATTTCCAAGAAAGGCTGCGAGCGGGCACCGGACCCTGTAGAATGTCTTCGCGCCCTGACACCACGACAACTCCAAGATGATGAGTTTTCATTCTGGAAACCAGTTGTAGATCGGGACTTCCTTAAAGCGTCCCCGCATGAAATAGTGTTTGGCAATGATTCTCAGACTTACAACGCGCGAAATTTCTTCGCGTCTTTGGACATTCTTGTTGGCGCGAACAATTTCGACGGTGCTTTGAATCTGTTTGGTTTGTCATTTACTCTTAATTTTACAGATATTAACACGTTTAACCTAACACGAGAGCAGTTTACCGGTTTTATCATACCTAATACTATTTCAAACGCCATCAAACCAAAGAACGACATTATTTCCGCCATAATGGGAAATCTTCTTGATTTCGAGTACACTGACTGGCAGCGTCCGAACGACAGCGCCACCCTGTGGTTTAGTACCATAAACATGTCGAGTGACTCAGGGTTCTTCTTTCCGGCAGTATCCACGGTGAAAGGGCACGCGGCGCTCCGGAAGGGGAAGACATATTTGTACGAACTGAGCGCTGACCCAACCACGCATTTCATACCGACACCCAATTGGATACAAG GTTCAAACCACGCAGACGACATTCAGTTCGTGTTTGGCTATTCGCTGTTCGCCGGACCTCAAAGTACCGGAAACTACACTGAAGAAGAGCGGCGACTCGCCAGGGGCATGGTTACTATGTGGACGAACTTCGCCAAGTCCGG GGACCCAAACATACCGAGCGACGCCCGCCGATTTACCAACGCCACTTGGGCCGAGTACGACCTTAACTCTCAGAGCTTCCTACAGTTCACCAATCATGGAGCACTTCCGGGGTCTCGATTTCAAGCGCGCCGGATGCAGCTGTGGTCAGACCTCATACCGACAATAGCCCTGATGGGGACTCCCCAACCACACGGCACAGGGACGGTTCACGTACCTGACATAATAATTGGGAAATAA
- the LOC127852166 gene encoding cholinesterase 2-like isoform X1 encodes MRKNSVIVLLMLVLVVNAAYCFTVKTPVGSISGLEETLTVDGRQYRMSKFLSIPFAESTAGENRFMKPIPKAPFSSTFDATQLPMACYPSYNEAEQKLDKYVNFTEDCLTLNVFVPHTFEKNVSLPVMVWIYGGAFVEGASVIFPAEGISTIGDGIVVTLNYRLGMFGFIQSTDGKLPGNQGLWDQHLGIKWVHDNIKAFTGNPNDVTIFGESAGGASVVYQALYPGNQGFFQRVIAQSGSALAYWASHELPNAEAFITKKGCDQAPDPIECLRALTPGQLQDNDTLPWAPFVDKDFVIASPKDIVYGTDSTTSSARNFFASLDFMTGVNNFDGALYLRDVWPNILHYSDMNTFVLTRDEFIRIAIPAVVIDIIKPKNIRTALIAEELLNIQYTDWQHPNDSATLRFSLTNMSSDVAFFYPAVSTVKGHALLGKGKSYLYELSVVPTTHALQTPNWISGSNHADDIQYVFGYPLYAGPRSTGNYTEEERRLARGMVTMWTNFAKSGDPNKPEDARQFTNATWAEYDLDFQSFLQFTYQGALPGSQFQARRMQLWSDLLPTSSKRFQGIPWIAQLSFDVHWN; translated from the exons ATGCGGAAAAATAGCGTTATTGTTTTGCTGATGCTTGTTTTAGTTGTAAACGCAGCGTACTGTTTTACCGTTAAAACGCCCGTTGGATCTATTTCTGGGCTAGAGGAGACACTGACAGTAGACGGACGCCAGTACCGGATGTCAAAATTCCTCAGTATTCCATTCGCAGAGTCAACAGCAGGTGAAAATCGCTTCATGAAGCCCATCCCAAAGGCGCCATTTTCGAGCACGTTCGATGCCACTCAGCTGCCCATGGCGTGTTATCCATCATATAATGAGGCTGAACAGAAGTTAGACAAATATGTCAACTTTACGGAAGATTGCTTAACACTCAATGTGTTCGTGCCTCATACTTTTGAGAAGAACGTGTCGCTTCCGGTTATGGTTTGGATCTACGGAGGCGCATTTGTGGAGGGTGCCAGTGTGATATTTCCCGCGGAAGGCATTAGTACCATTGGTGACGGCATTGTGGTCACATTAAATTATAGACTTGGAATGTTCGGATTCATTCAAAGCACGGACGGGAAACTTCCTGGTAACCAGGGTCTTTGGGATCAGCACCTAGGGATCAAATGGGTCCACGATAACATAAAAGCGTTCACCGGAAACCCCAATGACGTCACCATATTTGGAGAGTCGGCGGGTGGCGCATCTGTTGTGTACCAGGCCTTATATCCGGGTAACCAAGGCTTCTTCCAGCGCGTGATTGCTCAGAGTGGCTCCGCTTTGGCCTACTGGGCAAGTCATGAATTACCGAACGCAGAGGCTTTCATCACTAAGAAGGGTTGCGACCAGGCTCCGGACCCAATAGAATGCCTTCGCGCCCTCACCCCCGGGCAACTTCAAGACAACGACACTTTACCATGGGCACCGTTTGTAGACAAAGACTTTGTGATCGCTTCGCCAAAAGATATTGTTTATGGAACTGACTCAACAACTTCAAGCGCCCGCAATTTCTTCGCATCGTTAGACTTCATGACTGGTGTGAATAATTTCGACGGCGCTTTATATCTCAGAGACGTCTGGCCAAACATCCTGCACTATTCAGATATGAACACGTTTGTCTTAACAAGAGACGAGTTTATTAGGATCGCAATTCCAGCAGTGGTCATTGACATCATCAAACCCAAGAACATCCGAACTGCTCTAATTGCCGAGGAGTTACTGAATATACAATACACGGACTGGCAGCATCCGAATGACAGCGCCACCTTGCGGTTCAGTCTCACCAACATGTCCAGTGACGTGGCGTTCTTCTACCCAGCAGTTTCCACGGTGAAGGGCCACGCGTTGCTCGGAAAGGGAAAGTCGTACTTGTACGAACTGAGCGTTGTCCCAACCACACATGCCTTACAGACACCAAACTGGATATCCG GTTCAAACCACGCAGACGACATTCAGTACGTGTTCGGGTATCCGCTTTACGCCGGACCTCGCAGTACCGGAAACTACACGGAGGAGGAGCGACGACTTGCCAGGGGCATGGTTACCATGTGGACGAACTTCGCCAAGTCAGG GGATCCAAACAAACCGGAAGATGCCCGTCAGTTCACCAACGCCACGTGGGCCgagtatgaccttgactttcagaGCTTCCTACAGTTCACCTATCAGGGAGCACTTCCGGGGTCCCAATTCCAAGCGCGCCGGATGCAGCTTTGGTCAGACCTCCTGCCCACTTCTTCCAAGAGATTCCAAGGGATTCCATGGATAGCTCAGCTTTCTTTCGATGTACATTGGAATTAA
- the LOC127852166 gene encoding cholinesterase 2-like isoform X2, translated as MRKNSVIVLLMLVLVVNAAYCFTVKTPVGSISGLEETLTVDGRQYRMSKFLSIPFAESTAGENRFMKPIPKAPFSSTFDATQLPMACYPSYNEAEQKLDKYVNFTEDCLTLNVFVPHTFEKNVSLPVMVWIYGGAFVEGASVIFPAEGISTIGDGIVVTLNYRLGMFGFIQSTDGKLPGNQGLWDQHLGIKWVHDNIKAFTGNPNDVTIFGESAGGASVVYQALYPGNQGFFQRVIAQSGSALAYWASHELPNAEAFITKKGCDQAPDPIECLRALTPGQLQDNDTLPWAPFVDKDFVIASPKDIVYGTDSTTSSARNFFASLDFMTGVNNFDGALYLRDVWPNILHYSDMNTFVLTRDEFIRIAIPAVVIDIIKPKNIRTALIAEELLNIQYTDWQHPNDSATLRFSLTNMSSDVAFFYPAVSTVKGHALLGKGKSYLYELSVVPTTHALQTPNWISGSNHADDIQYVFGYPLYSGPRSNGNYTEEER; from the coding sequence ATGCGGAAAAATAGCGTTATTGTTTTGCTGATGCTTGTTTTAGTTGTAAACGCAGCGTACTGTTTTACCGTTAAAACGCCCGTTGGATCTATTTCTGGGCTAGAGGAGACACTGACAGTAGACGGACGCCAGTACCGGATGTCAAAATTCCTCAGTATTCCATTCGCAGAGTCAACAGCAGGTGAAAATCGCTTCATGAAGCCCATCCCAAAGGCGCCATTTTCGAGCACGTTCGATGCCACTCAGCTGCCCATGGCGTGTTATCCATCATATAATGAGGCTGAACAGAAGTTAGACAAATATGTCAACTTTACGGAAGATTGCTTAACACTCAATGTGTTCGTGCCTCATACTTTTGAGAAGAACGTGTCGCTTCCGGTTATGGTTTGGATCTACGGAGGCGCATTTGTGGAGGGTGCCAGTGTGATATTTCCCGCGGAAGGCATTAGTACCATTGGTGACGGCATTGTGGTCACATTAAATTATAGACTTGGAATGTTCGGATTCATTCAAAGCACGGACGGGAAACTTCCTGGTAACCAGGGTCTTTGGGATCAGCACCTAGGGATCAAATGGGTCCACGATAACATAAAAGCGTTCACCGGAAACCCCAATGACGTCACCATATTTGGAGAGTCGGCGGGTGGCGCATCTGTTGTGTACCAGGCCTTATATCCGGGTAACCAAGGCTTCTTCCAGCGCGTGATTGCTCAGAGTGGCTCCGCTTTGGCCTACTGGGCAAGTCATGAATTACCGAACGCAGAGGCTTTCATCACTAAGAAGGGTTGCGACCAGGCTCCGGACCCAATAGAATGCCTTCGCGCCCTCACCCCCGGGCAACTTCAAGACAACGACACTTTACCATGGGCACCGTTTGTAGACAAAGACTTTGTGATCGCTTCGCCAAAAGATATTGTTTATGGAACTGACTCAACAACTTCAAGCGCCCGCAATTTCTTCGCATCGTTAGACTTCATGACTGGTGTGAATAATTTCGACGGCGCTTTATATCTCAGAGACGTCTGGCCAAACATCCTGCACTATTCAGATATGAACACGTTTGTCTTAACAAGAGACGAGTTTATTAGGATCGCAATTCCAGCAGTGGTCATTGACATCATCAAACCCAAGAACATCCGAACTGCTCTAATTGCCGAGGAGTTACTGAATATACAATACACGGACTGGCAGCATCCGAATGACAGCGCCACCTTGCGGTTCAGTCTCACCAACATGTCCAGTGACGTGGCGTTCTTCTACCCAGCAGTTTCCACGGTGAAGGGCCACGCGTTGCTCGGAAAGGGAAAGTCGTACTTGTACGAACTGAGCGTTGTCCCAACCACACATGCCTTACAGACACCAAACTGGATATCCG